A region from the Arachis ipaensis cultivar K30076 chromosome B01, Araip1.1, whole genome shotgun sequence genome encodes:
- the LOC107620112 gene encoding dirigent protein 21-like, whose amino-acid sequence MATPMNLTSNFFFFIFTVTIIYVAYTFPKLQPNQTNLAFYVHEHFTGEDTTAATVAGKAGPTSNIFHFGTVAVVDDPVTVGPSVDSKVIGRAQGLYINSQLDGKGLHMAFSVIFTDGKFKGSTLEIQGSDIFGMKEREFGVVSGTGYFRFVKGYGVMETVFKDLAKLRGTLKLNVTVKHY is encoded by the coding sequence ATGGCCACCCCAATGAACCTCACTTCcaacttctttttcttcatcttcaccGTTACAATCATCTACGTAGCCTACACCTTTCCCAAGCTCCAACCAAATCAAACAAACCTTGCATTCTACGTCCACGAACACTTCACTGGCGAAGACACAACCGCGGCAACCGTGGCCGGAAAGGCAGGCCCCACCTCCAACATCTTCCACTTCGGCACCGTTGCAGTGGTGGATGACCCAGTAACAGTGGGACCCAGCGTCGACTCAAAAGTCATCGGAAGGGCCCAGGGACTTTACATAAACTCGCAGCTTGACGGAAAAGGGTTGCACATGGCATTCTCGGTGATATTCACCGATGGAAAGTTCAAAGGAAGCACGTTGGAGATTCAAGGCTCTGATATATTCGGAATGAAGGAACGAGAATTTGGTGTTGTTTCTGGGACCGGTTATTTTCGGTTCGTCAAAGGGTATGGGGTTATGGAAACGGTTTTCAAGGATTTAGCTAAGCTCAGAGGAACGCTTAAACTCAATGTAACGGTCAAGCATTATTAA
- the LOC107614759 gene encoding uncharacterized protein LOC107614759 has product MTRFAEANYVKDLPEIFQQLLKYNMKLNPDKCAFGVQSGKFLGFILTCRGIEANLEKCRAVLNMRSPKTVKEIHQLTGRLAALARFLPRIAHRSHHFFKNLRKQQEFHWTEECEKAFTELKAILSAPPILQTPEVGKPFYLYLSITDHAISFVLVTEAEKQQHSVYFVSKSLQNAEICYPKLEKLALALVTTARRLRHYFQSHTIVVRIEQLLRQILTKPELARRLIKWSIELSEYDIQYQSRGAIKSQALADFIAELTAEEQDPKNNTWTLYVDGASNSKGSGAGILLEDKHGAQFEQSLQFTFHASNNQAEYETLIAGLRLAQTMGITYLNVKCDSLLVVQQVTGIFQVKDPLLEKYNVIVSNLVKNVQKFNISHIPREQNDRADIFSKLATIRSQTTPSILSQLTLEEPSVILTSISSISQEDDWRSPFITYLQTGNIPSNVQNQRKFKRRASFYTMLEADLYKRGFTRPLLRCLNTAEAKLTIDEVHKGVCGTHIGGRSLAAKILRVGYYWPTLQQDCMNKVKHCDHCQRHAPIIHTPAEQLHASDICWPFNKWGLDILGPFPPAPGQVKFLIVAIDYFTKWIEATPLAKITSEKMISFV; this is encoded by the coding sequence ATGACCAGGTTTGCCGAAGCAAACTACGTCAAAGACCTACCAGAAATATTCCAACAACTTCTAAAATACAATATGAAGCTTAACCCTGATAAATGTGCTTTCGGAGTACAAAGTGGCAAGTTCCTCGGCTTCATACTCACTTGCCGAGGTATAGAGGCAAATCTAGAGAAGTGTCGGGCAGTCTTGAACATGCGAAGTCCAAAGACAGTCAAGGAGATCCATCAACTAACCGGCCGACTGGCAGCCCTAGCCCGATTTCTGCCTCGGATAGCCCACAGATCAcaccattttttcaaaaatctaagaAAACAACAGGAGTTTCACTGGACCGAGGAATGCGAAAAAGCTTTCACCGAGCTCAAGGCCATACTTTCAGCTCCCCCAATCCTCCAAACTCCAGAAGTAGGTAAACCATTCTATCTATATTTATCTATTACTGACCATGCTATCAGTTTTGTCTTAGTAACAGAAGCAGAAAAGCAGCAACACTCAGTATACTTTGTCAGTAAATCACTACAAAATGCCGAGATCTGTTACCCAAAATTAGAGAAACTAGCTCTAGCCCTGGTCACAACAGCTAGACGCCTACGACACTACTTCCAAAGTCACACCATCGTGGTCCGAATAGAACAACTTTTAAGACAAATACTGACGAAGCCCGAGCTAGCAAGAAGGCTAATCAAATGGTCGATCGAGCTGTCAGAATACGACATTCAATACCAATCCAGAGGAGCCATCAAATCCCAAGCactagccgacttcattgcagaactCACTGCAGAGGAACAAGATCCTAAAAACAACACATGGACACTATACGTCGACGGAGCCTCAAACAGCAAAGGCTCCGGAGCAGGAATACTCCTCGAAGACAAACACGGGGCGCAATTCGAGCAatccctgcaatttacttttcatgcaagcaACAACCAAGCAGAGTACGAAACTCTAATTGCAGGACTCCGACTAGCTCAAACAATGGGAATAACATATTTAAACGTCAAGTGCGACTCTCTGCTGGTAGTACAACAGGTAACAGGTATTTTCCAGGTAAAAGACCCGTTGCTAGAAAAATACAATGTCATCGTCAGCAACCTCGTCAAAAATGTTCAAAAATTCAACATATctcatatacctcgggaacagaatgacAGAGCAGATATTTTCTCAAAACTAGCAACAATAAGAAGTCAAACTACACCATCCATTTTATCCCAACTAACACTCGAAGAACCTAGTGTTATACTAACATCAATATCGAGTATTTCGCAGGAAGATGACTGGAGATCACCCTTCATCACTTACTTGCAAACAGGGAACATCCCTAGCAACGTCCAAAATCAACGAAAGTTCAAACGAAGAGCAAGTTTCTACACAATGCTCGAAGCCGACTTATACAAAAGAGGATTCACAAGACCCCTGCTAAGATGCTTAAACACAGCAGAGGCCAAATTGACAATAGATGAAGTCCATAAAGGAGTTTGTGGTACACACATCGGCGGCCGAAGTCTAGCTGCCAAGATCCTCCGAGTTGGTTACTACTGGCCGACGTTACAACAAGACTGCATGAATAAAGTCAAACATTGCGACCACTGCCAACGCCACGCACCGATCATTCATACCCCGGCTGAACAACTACATGCATCCGACATATGCTGGCCATTCAACAAATGGGGGCTAGATATCCTCGGACCATTCCCACCCGCTCCAGGCCAGGTTAAGTTTTTAATTGTCGccatagattacttcacaaaatggatagaggctACACCACTGGCAAAAATCACTTCTGAAAAAATGATTTCTTTCGTATGA